Proteins from one Setaria italica strain Yugu1 chromosome V, Setaria_italica_v2.0, whole genome shotgun sequence genomic window:
- the LOC101768562 gene encoding probable WRKY transcription factor 56, protein MENLQGGDDESHGFSGFPYFSVPSTPVLDAPPPSLSSEDDNQHGTLASLQQAACNGLPPLGPDQLAAPPMINLPPMVDWSSLIQQASLMGVPPVPGLQQAVVPQLDQSGENDGGGEGAGSSGGGKDKAAKGGGAGRSGKKKASRPRFAFQTRSANDILDDGYRWRKYGQKAVKNSAHPRSYYRCTHHTCNVKKQVQRLAKDTSIVVTTYEGVHNHPCEKLMEALSPILKQLQFLSQF, encoded by the exons ATGGAGAACCTACAAGGAGGAGACGACGAGTCGCACGGGTTCTCCGGCTTCCCCTACTTCTCCGTGCCGTCGACGCCAGTGCttgacgcgccgccgccgagcttgTCGTCGGAGGATGACAACCAGCACGGTACCCTCGCCTCACTCCAGCAGGCGGCGTGCAACGGTCTTCCTCCTCTGGGCCCTGATCagctggcggcgccgccgatgaTTAATCTCCCGCCGATGGTGGACTGGTCGTCGCTGATCCAGCAGGCCAGCCTGATGGGGGTCCCGCCCGTGCCAGGGCTGCAGCAAGCGGTCGTGCCGCAGTTGGACCAGAGCGGGGAGAACGATGGCGGCGGAGAGGGTGCGGGGAGCAGTGGCGGTGGTAAGGATAAGGcggcgaagggcggcggcgcggggcggtcggggaagaagaaggcgagcaGGCCGCGGTTCGCGTTCCAGACGCGGAGCGCCAACGACATCCTGGACGACGGTTACCGGTGGAGGAAGTACGGCCAGAAGGCCGTCAAGAACAGCGCCCACCCCAG GAGCTACTACCGATGCACCCACCACACGTGCAATGTGAAGAAGCAGGTGCAGCGCCTGGCCAAGGACACGAGCATCGTGGTCACCACGTACGAGGGCGTTCATAACCACCCCTGCGAGAAGCTCATGGAGGCGCTCAGCCCCATCCTAAAGCAGCTCCAGTTCCTCTCGCAATTCTAA
- the LOC101768968 gene encoding uncharacterized protein LOC101768968 translates to MNKGKIFKLAKGFRGRAKNCIRIARERVEKALQYSYRDRRNKKRDMRSLWIERINAGTRLHGVNYGNFMHGLMKENIQLNRKVLSELSMHEPYSFKALVDVSRTAFPGNRPVKKEGLAAIL, encoded by the exons ATGAACAAGGGAAAGATTTTCAAGTTAGCCAAGGGATTTAGAGGAAGGGCAAAAAATTGCATAAGGATAGCAAGGGAGAGGGTTGAGAAAGCCTTGCAATATTCCTACAGGGACAGACGGAACAAGAAGAGGGATATGAGATCGCTTTGGATTGAGCGCATCAATGCTGGTACACGATTGCATGGG GTGAATTATGGCAACTTTATGCATGGATTGATGAAGGAGAACATCCAACTGAACAGGAAGGTGCTCTCAGAGCTGTCGATGCACGAACCTTACAGCTTCAAGGCGCTTGTTGATGTATCCCGCACCGCATTTCCAGGGAACAGGCCTGTCAAAAAGGAGGGTCTAGCAGCTATCCTATGA